A genomic window from Dermacentor silvarum isolate Dsil-2018 chromosome 9, BIME_Dsil_1.4, whole genome shotgun sequence includes:
- the LOC125940428 gene encoding transmembrane protein 45B-like, whose translation MYLFYLLSGVVDVMTNNRFPFPMGTDHVTLLLAVTVEGLLFHFHLHGRPHLDVLVHTLLVYTVAAEAACIIVEMCRPRSVLASLGRAYFCLLQATWFWQVGFILYSPLPGLPPWDVHSHMDMMLAASVFTWHMIALLAYLGVVGVVAWAVNRTCGRCRDDGSLEVQEEGDSRYALVTGSPVKMTGRELFAGDGAPTINAALSDYSDDDAAFM comes from the coding sequence ATGTACCTTTTCTATCTGCTCAGCGGCGTAGTCGACGTCATGACCAACAACCGGTTCCCGTTCCCAATGGGCACCGACCACGTCACGCTCCTGCTCGCCGTCACCGTAGAGGGACTGCTGTTCCACTTCCACCTGCACGGAAGACCCCACCTCGACGTTCTGGTCCACACGCTCCTGGTCTACACCGTGGCGGCCGAGGCGGCCTGCATCATCGTCGAGATGTGTCGACCCCGAAGTGTTCTGGCGTCCCTGGGTCGCGCCTACTTCTGTCTGTTGCAGGCCACGTGGTTTTGGCAGGTCGGATTCATCCTTTACAGCCCGCTTCCCGGACTTCCACCATGGGATGTGCATAGCCACATGGACATGATGCTGGCCGCCAGCGTGTTCACCTGGCACATGATAGCTCTGCTGGCGTACCTTGGAGTCGTGGGCGTCGTGGCTTGGGCCGTGAACAGAACGTGCGGCAGATGCCGTGACGACGGCTCTTTGGAGGTGCAGGAAGAGGGTGACTCGCGCTATGCGCTCGTGACCGGGTCTCCTGTGAAGATGACTGGCCGGGAGCTGTTCGCGGGCGACGGTGCGCCGACGATCAATGCGGCGCTTAGTGACTACAGTGACGATGACGCCGCTTTCATGTGA
- the LOC125940427 gene encoding transmembrane protein 45B-like, whose amino-acid sequence MGKFEGHALPGTFMLTFGTWWAFAAWRNYFRSREQKRHYACRCSYAMPCLCRRFNFEGITKIVACSICVANETRGIIQVGVTTERGYFDLMASSQHFSMYLFYVLSGVVDVMTSSGFPLPPYTDYVTLLLAVSVEGLLFHFHLHGRPPLDVLVHTLLVYTAVAWAACIVVEMCRPRSILASLGRAYFCLLQGTWFWQVGYVLYSPLPEHPPWNVESHTDMMLAASVFSWHMMALLAYLGALGIVAWAVNRTCGRWCGDDSAVVKEDDDLRQALVTG is encoded by the coding sequence ATGGGAAAATTCGAAGGCCACGCATTGCCCGGGACATTCATGTTAACTTTCGGAACTTGGTGGGCCTTTGCCGCTTGGCGCAACTACTTCCGCAGCAGAGAGCAAAAGCGGCACTACGCCTGTCGTTGCTCGTACGCGATGCCCTGTCTATGTCGGCGCTTCAACTTCGAAGGCATCACTAAGATTGTCGCCTGCTCTATTTGTGTTGCCAATGAGACGAGAGGGATCATCCAGGTCGGCGTGACCACCGAGCGTGGCTACTTCGATCTGATGGCCAGCTCTCAGCACTTCTCCATGTACCTTTTCTATGTGCTCAGCGGCGTCGTCGACGTCATGACCAGCAGCGGCTTTCCCTTACCGCCTTACACCGACTACGTGACGCTCTTGCTCGCCGTCTCCGTAGAGGGACTGCTGTTCCACTTCCACCTGCACGGAAGACCCCCCCTCGACGTTCTGGTCCACACGCTCCTGGTCTACACAGCTGTGGCCTGGGCGGCCTGCATCGTCGTCGAGATGTGTCGACCCCGAAGCATTCTGGCGTCTCTGGGCCGCGCATACTTCTGCCTGTTGCAGGGGACGTGGTTCTGGCAGGTCGGATACGTCCTTTACAGTCCGCTACCCGAACATCCACCATGGAATGTTGAGAGCCACACGGACATGATGCTGGCCGCCAGCGTGTTCTCCTGGCACATGATGGCTCTGCTGGCGTACCTCGGCGCTTTGGGAATCGTGGCCTGGGCCGTGAATCGAACGTGCGGCAGGTGGTGTGGAGATGACTCCGCGGTGGTTAAAGAAGACGACGACCTCCGCCAAGCGCTCGTTACAGGTTAG